One Dictyoglomus thermophilum H-6-12 DNA window includes the following coding sequences:
- the groL gene encoding chaperonin GroEL (60 kDa chaperone family; promotes refolding of misfolded polypeptides especially under stressful conditions; forms two stacked rings of heptamers to form a barrel-shaped 14mer; ends can be capped by GroES; misfolded proteins enter the barrel where they are refolded when GroES binds), translating to MAAKLVSLDMQARTALIRGLDIVADTVKITLGPKGRNVVLEKKFGAPVITNDGVTIAKEIDLEDPFENMGAQLVKEVASKTNDVAGDGTTTATVLAQALVHEGMKHVVAGANPMYVRRGIEKAVEKVVEELKKIAKPVETKQDIAHVAAISANNDTEIGNLIAEAMDKVGKDGVITVEESQGITTTLELVEGMQFDRGYLSAYMITDPERMEAVLEEPYILITDRKISAVSEILPILERVVQTGKPLVIIAEDVEGEALATLVVNKLRGVLQSLAVKAPGFGDRRKAMLQDIAILTGGQFISEETGIKLENVTLDMLGRAEKVRANKDKTTIIGGKGNKKDIEARIAQIKKQLEETDSEFDREKLQERLAKLAGGVAVIKVGAATEVELKEKKHRIEDALSATKAAVEEGIVPGGGVALLRTIKALDDVKVDNEDERIGVEIVRRSLDVPLKLIANNAGKEGSIIAEKVKEMDGPMGYDAANDRFVNMFEAGIVDPAKVTRSALQNAASIAALVLTTEGLVAEKPEKEKQTPPPPPEY from the coding sequence ATGGCAGCCAAATTAGTGAGCCTTGATATGCAAGCAAGAACAGCACTAATCAGAGGTCTCGATATTGTTGCTGATACTGTAAAGATCACTTTAGGACCAAAGGGAAGAAATGTAGTTCTTGAGAAAAAATTTGGGGCTCCAGTTATAACAAATGATGGTGTAACTATTGCTAAAGAAATTGATCTTGAAGATCCTTTTGAGAATATGGGAGCTCAACTTGTAAAAGAGGTTGCTTCCAAAACTAACGATGTTGCAGGCGATGGTACAACTACCGCAACAGTTCTTGCACAGGCATTAGTACATGAGGGAATGAAACATGTTGTCGCTGGCGCAAATCCTATGTATGTAAGAAGAGGAATAGAAAAAGCTGTTGAGAAAGTAGTAGAAGAATTAAAGAAGATTGCAAAACCTGTAGAAACAAAACAAGACATTGCCCATGTAGCAGCTATATCTGCAAATAACGATACAGAGATTGGAAATCTTATTGCTGAAGCAATGGACAAAGTTGGAAAAGATGGTGTTATAACCGTAGAAGAATCTCAGGGAATAACCACTACCTTAGAATTAGTTGAAGGAATGCAATTTGATAGAGGATACCTTTCTGCATATATGATCACAGACCCAGAAAGAATGGAGGCAGTATTAGAAGAACCATATATCTTGATAACTGATAGAAAAATTAGTGCAGTAAGCGAGATCCTACCAATACTTGAGAGAGTTGTCCAAACAGGTAAACCACTAGTAATAATAGCAGAAGATGTTGAGGGTGAGGCTCTTGCGACCTTAGTAGTCAACAAATTACGTGGAGTATTACAATCTCTTGCAGTAAAAGCACCTGGATTTGGTGATCGTAGAAAAGCTATGCTTCAAGATATAGCTATACTAACAGGAGGTCAGTTCATCTCCGAGGAGACTGGAATCAAACTTGAAAATGTAACTTTAGACATGCTCGGAAGAGCTGAAAAAGTAAGAGCTAACAAAGATAAGACTACCATTATCGGTGGAAAAGGAAATAAGAAGGATATTGAGGCTAGAATTGCTCAAATCAAAAAGCAATTAGAAGAAACTGATTCTGAATTTGATAGAGAGAAATTACAAGAGAGACTTGCAAAACTTGCTGGTGGTGTAGCTGTAATAAAGGTTGGAGCAGCCACTGAGGTAGAACTCAAAGAGAAGAAACATAGAATAGAAGATGCATTATCCGCAACTAAAGCTGCCGTAGAGGAAGGTATTGTTCCTGGCGGTGGTGTAGCCTTACTAAGAACAATAAAAGCCCTCGATGATGTAAAAGTTGATAACGAAGATGAAAGAATAGGAGTAGAAATTGTAAGAAGATCCTTAGATGTACCATTAAAGTTAATAGCTAACAATGCTGGTAAAGAAGGATCAATTATTGCAGAAAAAGTTAAAGAAATGGATGGACCAATGGGATACGATGCAGCAAACGATAGGTTTGTAAATATGTTTGAAGCTGGAATTGTAGATCCTGCAAAGGTAACTAGATCTGCATTACAAAATGCTGCAAGTATAGCAGCCTTAGTATTAACTACTGAGGGTCTCGTAGCTGAAAAGCCAGAAAAAGAGAAACAAACCCCTCCTCCACCACCTGAGTACTAA
- the groES gene encoding co-chaperone GroES, producing MKLRPIGDRVVVKVIEQEEKTKSGIVLPDTAKEKPQQGKVIAVGTGRILDNGQKVPLEIKEGDRVIFAKYAGTEVKIEGEEYLILSERDILAVIEE from the coding sequence GTGAAATTACGTCCTATTGGTGATCGTGTAGTAGTGAAGGTTATTGAGCAAGAGGAGAAAACAAAAAGTGGTATTGTTTTACCCGATACTGCAAAAGAAAAGCCCCAACAAGGAAAAGTCATCGCAGTAGGAACTGGTAGAATTCTTGATAATGGTCAAAAAGTGCCATTAGAAATCAAAGAGGGAGACAGAGTAATATTTGCTAAGTACGCAGGGACTGAAGTCAAAATTGAAGGTGAAGAATATCTTATTCTCAGCGAAAGAGATATTTTAGCTGTTATTGAGGAGTAA
- a CDS encoding glycosyltransferase family 4 protein, producing MKIAFFTNNYLPNTGGAAIAVESYREALEKLGHEVFVFAPKYPPWFPRYKDDSNKKVWRFPSFALKFITPQPIPLYFSFFVEDFFKKQNFDIVHSHHPFVIGKTALKLAKKYRIPIVFTHHTQYHKYVHYIPLIPEKISAKFAIQESVKYANQVDLVIAPTKEIKEMIINFGVKTRIEILPTGIDFSLWEKDISEEFLKNFPWKDKRILLYAGRLAKEKNIPFLFYSLEKLLKNRDDTIFLVVGDGEEKKNLENLIKKLNLEDKIILMGWYPREELVNFYKIAEIFVFASTTETQGLVTLEAMAGECAVVAIRAPGSMSLIEDGKEGFLVEEDLEEFSNKVELLLNNPELLKMMQKNAKIKAQEFSIDRSAIKLEELYRELIKNKEK from the coding sequence ATGAAAATAGCCTTTTTTACAAATAATTACCTCCCTAATACTGGAGGAGCAGCTATAGCAGTTGAGAGCTATAGAGAAGCTTTAGAAAAGCTAGGACATGAGGTTTTTGTCTTTGCTCCCAAATATCCACCCTGGTTTCCCAGATATAAAGATGATTCTAACAAAAAGGTTTGGAGATTCCCATCCTTTGCTCTAAAATTTATTACCCCTCAGCCCATACCTTTATACTTTTCTTTTTTCGTAGAGGATTTTTTTAAAAAACAAAACTTCGACATTGTGCATTCTCATCATCCTTTTGTGATAGGAAAAACAGCTCTAAAACTTGCAAAGAAGTATCGCATACCTATTGTTTTTACCCATCATACCCAATACCACAAATATGTACACTATATACCTCTAATTCCAGAAAAAATTTCTGCAAAGTTTGCTATTCAGGAAAGCGTTAAGTATGCTAATCAAGTAGATTTAGTTATAGCCCCTACTAAGGAAATAAAAGAAATGATAATAAATTTTGGCGTAAAAACCCGAATCGAAATATTACCTACAGGAATAGATTTTTCTCTATGGGAAAAGGATATTTCAGAAGAATTTCTTAAAAATTTTCCATGGAAAGATAAGAGAATATTACTTTATGCAGGAAGACTTGCAAAAGAAAAGAATATCCCATTTCTATTCTACTCTTTAGAAAAACTACTTAAAAACAGGGATGACACCATTTTTCTTGTAGTTGGAGATGGTGAAGAAAAAAAGAACCTAGAAAACCTAATAAAAAAACTAAATTTAGAAGATAAAATTATACTAATGGGCTGGTACCCAAGAGAAGAACTAGTAAATTTCTACAAAATAGCTGAAATTTTTGTGTTTGCCTCCACTACTGAAACCCAGGGGCTAGTAACCCTAGAAGCCATGGCTGGTGAATGTGCAGTAGTAGCAATAAGAGCTCCAGGCTCTATGAGCCTAATAGAAGATGGAAAAGAAGGCTTTCTTGTAGAAGAGGATCTGGAAGAATTTTCCAATAAGGTAGAACTTTTACTGAATAATCCTGAACTTTTAAAGATGATGCAAAAGAACGCAAAAATCAAAGCACAAGAGTTTTCCATAGATAGGAGCGCTATAAAATTAGAAGAATTATACAGAGAATTGATAAAAAACAAAGAAAAATAG
- a CDS encoding glycosyltransferase family 4 protein gives MNKKIKVNLLFKPGIPSARKKGGGDQTACKMLYEALKKRNDVEVYYNGTLKEGPYDILHFHSLGDVFFKYAKQSSDSKIVFTAHVIADTMLGSAILAERWKSLFAQYLLLFYNQADAVIAVSPLEVEKLKEMGVKSEIIFIPNGIDLSLFKKDEKLRKEMRKAFSISDNEIVLLSVGHIIKRKGFDTFAKVAEALPQYKFVWVGGIPFSFFSGGYGEIKKILKDPPPNLILPGPIPHEELNKFYNMADIFFFPSRQENFSIAVLEASAVGLPLLLRDIEEYKAPLSPHYIPWNENDVIQKIIQLAEDKSLREEYSKRATEIAKTYNIEKTTEATVNLYKKLLGIL, from the coding sequence ATGAATAAGAAAATAAAAGTTAACCTGCTCTTTAAACCAGGTATACCATCGGCAAGAAAAAAAGGTGGTGGGGACCAAACAGCTTGTAAGATGTTATATGAAGCACTAAAAAAGAGAAATGATGTGGAAGTTTATTATAACGGAACATTAAAAGAAGGACCATATGATATACTTCATTTCCATTCCTTAGGAGATGTCTTTTTTAAGTATGCAAAACAAAGCTCTGATAGTAAGATAGTCTTTACAGCTCACGTAATAGCCGACACAATGCTTGGTAGCGCAATTCTTGCTGAGAGATGGAAGTCACTCTTCGCCCAATATCTTTTATTATTTTACAACCAAGCAGATGCTGTCATTGCAGTTTCCCCCTTAGAAGTTGAGAAACTAAAAGAGATGGGAGTTAAAAGCGAAATTATATTTATTCCAAATGGTATAGATCTAAGTTTATTCAAAAAAGACGAAAAACTTAGAAAAGAAATGAGAAAAGCCTTTAGCATATCTGATAATGAAATCGTGTTATTAAGTGTAGGACATATAATAAAAAGAAAAGGGTTTGATACCTTTGCTAAAGTGGCAGAAGCCCTTCCTCAATATAAATTCGTATGGGTTGGAGGTATACCATTCTCCTTCTTCAGTGGAGGATATGGAGAAATTAAAAAGATTCTAAAAGATCCACCACCTAATTTAATATTACCTGGACCTATTCCCCATGAAGAACTCAATAAATTTTATAACATGGCAGATATATTCTTTTTCCCCTCAAGGCAAGAAAACTTTAGCATAGCTGTATTAGAAGCTTCTGCAGTTGGACTTCCTCTACTTTTAAGAGATATTGAAGAGTACAAAGCTCCTCTATCCCCCCATTATATACCATGGAATGAGAATGATGTGATTCAAAAAATAATTCAACTTGCAGAAGATAAAAGTTTGAGAGAAGAATACTCAAAAAGAGCTACGGAAATAGCTAAAACCTATAATATAGAAAAAACTACCGAAGCTACAGTAAATTTATATAAAAAACTACTAGGAATACTATGA
- a CDS encoding lysylphosphatidylglycerol synthase transmembrane domain-containing protein, whose product MRELNNTIKSGLKISLIITIIVFLIILFLTTDSRTWHALKSINGKYLVYVILLNILSWIWSGIRYSILIQGIEGAKLNLLEALQIHLSYYFAASITPTSAGGEPLEIYLLSKKNIKVGQATALSLFRYVINTLTFALASPLIIYFYSYLFPQNIIRKLVQYSAILFLMVVGLFLFALFKPRPIIRLLSYVLIKLRKIPFLRKIHPFKILRVVNKTVRDFHNTLWSFLKEKKLTILGFFLFNLLSWITYFLIAPVLMSAFNLQVNYISVVLVQVPIFFMMFYVPSPGGSGAIEILLSLAFAPFVPKYILGIFIILWRTLTHYLTLLVGAIVLVYILGIKNW is encoded by the coding sequence ATGAGGGAGTTAAATAACACTATAAAATCAGGATTGAAAATATCATTGATCATAACTATAATCGTCTTCCTTATAATTCTCTTTTTAACCACAGATTCGAGGACATGGCATGCCCTTAAATCTATAAACGGAAAATATCTAGTATATGTTATCTTATTAAACATATTAAGCTGGATATGGTCTGGAATTAGATATAGTATCTTAATCCAGGGCATAGAGGGAGCTAAACTGAATCTTTTAGAAGCATTACAGATTCATTTGTCGTATTACTTCGCAGCGAGTATTACCCCTACCTCTGCAGGTGGAGAACCCTTGGAAATCTATCTTCTGTCCAAAAAGAATATTAAAGTCGGACAAGCTACGGCTTTAAGTCTTTTTAGATATGTGATAAACACACTTACTTTTGCTCTTGCTTCCCCTTTAATAATATATTTCTATTCTTATCTCTTCCCTCAAAATATAATTAGAAAATTGGTGCAATATAGTGCCATACTCTTTCTAATGGTAGTAGGGCTTTTTCTCTTTGCTTTATTTAAACCAAGACCAATAATCCGATTACTATCTTATGTATTAATAAAACTAAGAAAAATCCCTTTCTTAAGAAAAATCCATCCATTCAAAATACTAAGAGTAGTAAACAAAACTGTAAGAGATTTTCACAACACTTTGTGGTCTTTCTTAAAAGAAAAAAAACTTACAATTTTAGGATTTTTCCTCTTTAACCTTCTTTCCTGGATCACTTATTTTCTTATTGCTCCTGTACTTATGAGTGCATTTAATTTACAAGTTAACTATATATCTGTAGTTTTGGTACAAGTACCAATCTTTTTCATGATGTTTTATGTGCCCTCCCCTGGAGGCAGTGGAGCCATAGAAATTCTCCTTTCTCTTGCTTTTGCCCCATTTGTACCTAAATATATTTTAGGAATATTTATAATCCTCTGGAGAACTCTTACTCACTATTTAACATTGCTTGTTGGAGCAATTGTGTTAGTATATATATTGGGTATTAAAAATTGGTAA
- the tsaD gene encoding tRNA (adenosine(37)-N6)-threonylcarbamoyltransferase complex transferase subunit TsaD, whose amino-acid sequence MITLGIETSCDETSVSILEDSNKILSNIVSSQVEIHKTFGGVVPEVASRIHVEVLNRLMDLALKEADKDFKDIDLISVTYGPGLIGALWVGITAAKALSLALKKPLVGVNHLEGHIFANFLRDDPPSFPFIALIVSGGHTEYILVEDVGKYRILGQTLDDAAGEAFDKVARILGLNYPGGPEIDRISKTGKSIFSFPKIRCDRELDISFSGIKTAVLYLVRDLKKENKEIPVADIAASFQERVVEELLERAMIALEKFNIKTLVVSGGVASNSYLQKRFKEESQKKGIKLYIPPPYLCTDNGAMIACAGYHLYQKGYKSDLSLEAKPDLLLGER is encoded by the coding sequence ATGATTACTCTTGGCATTGAGACTTCTTGCGATGAAACTAGCGTAAGTATATTAGAAGACAGTAACAAAATATTAAGTAATATTGTGTCTTCTCAAGTGGAGATACACAAGACTTTTGGTGGAGTAGTACCTGAGGTAGCCTCAAGAATTCATGTAGAAGTGTTAAATAGACTTATGGATCTCGCTTTAAAAGAAGCTGATAAAGACTTTAAAGATATAGATCTAATATCGGTAACTTATGGACCTGGTCTTATTGGTGCGTTATGGGTAGGAATAACAGCAGCAAAAGCTCTCTCTCTTGCTCTAAAAAAGCCCCTAGTAGGAGTAAATCATCTTGAAGGACATATTTTTGCAAACTTCCTAAGAGATGATCCTCCCTCTTTTCCTTTTATTGCATTAATAGTATCAGGAGGACATACCGAATATATTCTCGTAGAGGATGTTGGAAAATATAGAATTCTTGGTCAAACTCTTGATGATGCAGCAGGTGAAGCTTTTGATAAAGTAGCAAGGATACTAGGTCTAAATTATCCAGGAGGACCAGAAATCGATAGAATATCAAAAACAGGAAAATCTATATTTAGTTTTCCTAAAATAAGATGCGACAGAGAACTAGACATAAGTTTTAGTGGTATTAAGACTGCAGTTTTATATCTTGTAAGAGACCTCAAAAAGGAAAATAAAGAAATACCTGTCGCAGATATTGCAGCCTCTTTTCAAGAAAGAGTTGTTGAAGAGTTATTAGAAAGAGCTATGATAGCATTAGAAAAATTCAATATAAAAACTTTAGTGGTATCAGGAGGCGTTGCCTCTAATAGTTATCTCCAAAAAAGATTTAAAGAAGAAAGTCAAAAAAAAGGTATAAAGTTATACATTCCACCCCCCTATTTATGTACCGATAATGGGGCTATGATTGCTTGTGCAGGTTATCATCTTTACCAAAAAGGATACAAAAGTGATCTATCTCTTGAAGCAAAACCAGACCTTTTATTAGGTGAAAGATGA
- the rimI gene encoding ribosomal protein S18-alanine N-acetyltransferase: protein MQTQRKNSELSIEIRPMKFEDIDQVDEINKLSFSNPWSRESFERELSSNRIAHYFVATYENKVVGFVGLWIIFQEAQITTIAVHPDYRGRKIGEKLLDFVIDYCERQSVKNIILEVRVSNTIAQNLYYKKGFKKIGVRKWYYKDGEDALVMVKKLIP from the coding sequence ATGCAAACCCAGAGAAAAAATAGTGAGCTTTCTATAGAAATAAGACCCATGAAATTCGAAGATATCGATCAAGTAGACGAGATAAATAAACTTTCTTTCTCAAACCCATGGAGCCGAGAAAGTTTTGAAAGAGAACTTTCCTCAAATAGAATTGCTCACTACTTTGTAGCAACATATGAAAATAAAGTGGTGGGTTTTGTGGGGCTTTGGATAATCTTTCAAGAAGCCCAAATAACTACAATAGCTGTACACCCTGATTATAGAGGAAGAAAAATCGGTGAAAAACTTCTTGATTTTGTGATAGACTATTGTGAAAGGCAGTCAGTTAAAAACATAATTTTGGAAGTGAGAGTCTCTAATACGATTGCCCAAAATTTATATTACAAAAAGGGCTTTAAAAAAATTGGAGTAAGAAAATGGTATTACAAAGATGGAGAAGATGCCCTCGTCATGGTAAAAAAATTAATACCTTAA
- the tsaB gene encoding tRNA (adenosine(37)-N6)-threonylcarbamoyltransferase complex dimerization subunit type 1 TsaB, which yields MFILGINTAFEKSSIILWKDNKLYELFYSTDSKTYGETLLTNLKTLLDISGWKLENIELYSIIRGPGSFTGLRIGIVAIKTLAQIYKKPIVGISYLECLAYQTPFLGIKVPIMPARKGELHAGFYDTQNEKIYEEGIYTYENFISLINTLKNKPIMIIGKINEDIKALIPKDVIISSEYQNSPRGETIIHLSLEKYKKGEVWNYINLLPDYRQKSSAEINWERKNANPEKK from the coding sequence ATGTTTATTCTTGGAATAAACACTGCCTTTGAAAAAAGCAGTATAATACTATGGAAAGATAACAAACTATATGAGTTATTTTATTCTACTGATTCAAAAACTTATGGTGAAACTCTATTAACAAACCTTAAAACTTTACTAGATATATCAGGTTGGAAATTAGAAAATATTGAGCTCTACTCTATAATAAGAGGTCCTGGATCCTTTACAGGCCTTAGAATAGGAATAGTCGCGATAAAAACTCTCGCCCAGATCTATAAAAAACCTATAGTAGGAATTTCTTATTTAGAATGCCTGGCATATCAGACTCCATTTTTAGGAATTAAAGTACCTATAATGCCTGCAAGGAAGGGAGAACTCCATGCAGGTTTCTATGATACCCAAAATGAAAAAATATACGAAGAAGGAATCTATACCTATGAAAATTTTATAAGCTTAATAAATACTTTGAAGAACAAACCTATAATGATAATAGGAAAGATAAATGAAGATATCAAAGCTTTAATACCTAAAGATGTTATAATCTCTTCCGAATATCAAAATTCCCCCAGAGGTGAGACCATTATTCATCTCTCTCTCGAGAAATATAAAAAAGGAGAAGTGTGGAATTACATAAATCTCCTTCCCGATTATAGACAGAAATCCAGTGCTGAGATTAATTGGGAGAGAAAAAATGCAAACCCAGAGAAAAAATAG
- the tsaE gene encoding tRNA (adenosine(37)-N6)-threonylcarbamoyltransferase complex ATPase subunit type 1 TsaE, which produces MEFLSKSPSETKKLGMTLGGILIPGDVLALIGDLGSGKTTFVQGIAQALSINIPVNSPSFLIMKEYKGKYNMLHVDVYRLKVPELELESIGFEEYLNSDFIIVIEWADKIEKILPKEYMEINFEHIDLNERKIKFKPYGDRYNTLLQELKKCLFLE; this is translated from the coding sequence ATGGAATTCTTGAGTAAAAGTCCTTCAGAAACTAAAAAACTAGGTATGACTCTAGGAGGTATTTTAATTCCAGGGGATGTACTAGCATTGATAGGAGATTTAGGAAGTGGGAAAACCACTTTTGTACAAGGAATTGCCCAAGCACTAAGCATAAATATACCTGTAAATAGCCCTTCTTTCTTGATAATGAAGGAATATAAAGGAAAATATAATATGCTTCATGTAGATGTATATAGATTGAAAGTTCCAGAATTAGAGCTAGAAAGTATAGGTTTTGAAGAGTATTTAAATAGCGATTTTATTATAGTTATCGAATGGGCAGATAAAATTGAGAAAATACTGCCGAAAGAGTATATGGAAATTAATTTTGAGCACATAGATTTAAACGAAAGAAAGATAAAATTTAAACCTTACGGAGACAGATATAACACTTTATTACAGGAGTTAAAAAAATGTTTATTCTTGGAATAA
- a CDS encoding adenylosuccinate synthase, with protein MNKEKTLVVIGAQWGDEGKGKIIDLISQNADVVVRFNGGNNAGHTVIVDGKTYRFRLLPSGVISPKTLNIIATGVIVNLNGLLEEIEEAEKNGLSIRNLYISDRSPLVLPYHILLDKFYEEKRGNKKIGTTARGIGPAYTDHFSRDTIHVGDLLDKEVFREKLEYIYSLKRAILSSDFMLPSFEEIYNSQIEAFEKLMEKRVVVTDTSKLIYDNIKAEKRILFEGAQGTLLDINFGTYPFVTSSFTISGGVCVGAGLPPQCINKIVGVIKAYTSRVGEGPFPSEITDELAEIIREKGQEYGTVTRRPRRVGWLDFVALRYAKRINGFTDLAITKLDVLSGLDRIKFVIAYKYNGKIIEEFPSSLNILEKCEPIIEEISGWKQPLKGIKKYEELPENVIRYIERIEKELETKVTIIGTGPARDEVILLKDLWE; from the coding sequence ATGAACAAAGAAAAAACTCTTGTGGTTATAGGCGCTCAATGGGGAGATGAGGGAAAAGGAAAAATCATAGACCTTATATCTCAAAATGCAGACGTAGTAGTAAGATTCAATGGAGGAAACAACGCAGGTCATACTGTTATAGTAGATGGAAAAACCTATAGATTTAGACTTCTACCTTCTGGAGTAATATCTCCAAAAACTCTAAACATAATAGCTACAGGAGTAATAGTAAATCTTAATGGACTTTTGGAAGAAATAGAGGAAGCTGAAAAGAATGGTTTATCCATAAGAAATCTGTATATAAGCGATAGGTCTCCTTTAGTTTTACCTTACCACATATTGCTAGATAAGTTTTATGAGGAAAAAAGAGGGAACAAAAAAATAGGAACAACTGCAAGAGGAATTGGCCCTGCATATACTGATCATTTTTCAAGAGACACTATCCACGTAGGAGATCTCTTAGATAAAGAAGTCTTTAGAGAGAAGCTAGAATATATTTATTCTCTAAAAAGAGCCATTCTCTCTTCAGATTTTATGTTACCTTCTTTCGAGGAGATTTACAACTCTCAAATAGAAGCCTTTGAAAAACTCATGGAAAAAAGAGTTGTTGTTACCGACACCTCAAAGTTAATATATGATAATATCAAAGCAGAAAAAAGAATCCTATTTGAAGGAGCCCAAGGAACTTTGTTAGATATAAATTTTGGTACTTATCCCTTTGTAACTTCCTCTTTCACCATCTCTGGCGGGGTTTGCGTTGGAGCTGGACTACCTCCTCAATGTATAAACAAAATTGTGGGAGTTATAAAAGCGTACACTTCAAGAGTTGGTGAAGGGCCTTTTCCAAGCGAAATAACCGATGAACTAGCGGAAATTATAAGAGAAAAAGGACAAGAATATGGCACAGTTACAAGAAGACCACGAAGAGTAGGATGGCTTGACTTTGTAGCTTTAAGATATGCCAAAAGGATTAATGGTTTTACAGACCTCGCCATAACTAAGCTTGATGTTTTAAGTGGATTAGATAGAATAAAGTTCGTCATAGCCTATAAATATAATGGAAAAATTATTGAGGAATTTCCATCTTCTCTCAATATCCTTGAAAAATGTGAACCTATAATTGAGGAAATTTCAGGATGGAAACAACCCTTGAAAGGTATAAAAAAATATGAAGAACTTCCAGAAAATGTTATTAGGTACATAGAAAGAATTGAAAAAGAACTCGAAACAAAAGTTACAATAATAGGTACAGGTCCCGCAAGGGATGAAGTCATACTCTTAAAAGATCTCTGGGAATAA